A region from the Negativicoccus succinicivorans genome encodes:
- the truA gene encoding tRNA pseudouridine(38-40) synthase TruA codes for MAALRNIHITVAYDGSPFVGFQRQLNGMAVQEVIEDVLQRILGQKTTLYFVARTDSGVHAWAQECTFYTTGTIPGERFASAMNALLPPAVRVRKSREVPEDYSVRRQNTGKTYLYQILRGRDDDPFRYRYVWRLGYALDVATMRAAAQVVCGTHDFTAYRGNNSVPSNPVRTIYDIHLEEAGDLLKIYVTGDGFLYKMVRNIVGALVDCGRGRKTPADLVAIGESKDRRLLGMTAPAQGLCLLHVYFDAVTPEAIAAARALAVPLWQM; via the coding sequence ATGGCTGCACTGAGAAATATCCACATCACCGTCGCGTATGACGGCAGTCCCTTCGTCGGTTTTCAACGACAGCTGAACGGCATGGCGGTGCAGGAAGTGATCGAAGACGTGCTGCAACGCATCTTGGGACAGAAAACGACGCTGTACTTCGTGGCGCGTACCGATTCGGGCGTGCACGCGTGGGCGCAGGAATGCACGTTTTATACGACCGGCACGATTCCCGGCGAACGGTTCGCGTCCGCGATGAACGCGCTTTTACCGCCGGCCGTGCGCGTGCGAAAAAGCCGTGAAGTGCCGGAAGATTACAGCGTGCGTCGGCAAAATACGGGCAAGACCTATCTTTACCAGATTTTACGCGGCCGCGATGATGATCCGTTTCGTTATCGCTACGTCTGGCGGCTCGGGTACGCGCTTGACGTGGCGACCATGCGCGCGGCGGCGCAAGTAGTATGCGGCACGCATGATTTTACGGCGTATCGCGGCAATAATTCCGTGCCGAGCAATCCGGTGCGTACGATTTACGATATTCATCTCGAGGAAGCGGGCGACCTGCTGAAAATTTACGTGACGGGCGACGGTTTCCTGTACAAAATGGTGCGCAATATTGTCGGGGCGCTTGTCGATTGCGGACGCGGCCGCAAAACGCCGGCCGATCTTGTCGCGATCGGGGAGAGCAAGGATCGTCGCCTTCTCGGCATGACCGCGCCGGCGCAGGGACTCTGCCTTTTGCATGTGTATTTCGACGCCGTCACGCCGGAGGCGATCGCTGCAGCGAGGGCGCTTGCCGTGCCGTTATGGCAAATGTAG